Proteins encoded in a region of the Pseudomonas sp. PDNC002 genome:
- a CDS encoding LysE family transporter yields MLASTWFAFFIACWVISLSPGAGAIASMSCGLQYGFWRGYWNALGLQIGLALQIAIVAAGVGALLSASAVAFSAIKWFGVVYLVYLAYRQWTAAPQVMAASGERPIGRPLTLVLRGFLVNASNPKAVIFMLAVLPQFVDPHRPMAIQYVIMGATMITVDLIVMAGYTGLAARVLRALRSQRQQRVMNRTFATLFVGAAALLATVRRAPV; encoded by the coding sequence ATGCTCGCCAGTACCTGGTTCGCCTTCTTCATCGCCTGCTGGGTGATCAGCCTGTCACCCGGCGCCGGGGCCATCGCCTCCATGTCCTGCGGGCTGCAATACGGCTTCTGGCGTGGCTACTGGAATGCCCTGGGCCTGCAGATCGGACTCGCCCTGCAGATCGCCATCGTCGCCGCCGGGGTCGGCGCGCTGCTGTCGGCGTCGGCGGTAGCCTTCAGTGCGATCAAGTGGTTCGGCGTGGTCTACCTGGTCTATCTCGCCTATCGTCAGTGGACCGCTGCGCCGCAGGTGATGGCGGCGAGCGGTGAGCGCCCCATCGGGCGACCGTTGACCCTGGTCCTGCGTGGGTTCCTGGTCAACGCCAGCAACCCCAAGGCGGTGATCTTCATGCTCGCGGTGCTGCCGCAGTTCGTCGACCCGCATCGTCCGATGGCGATCCAGTACGTGATCATGGGCGCGACCATGATCACCGTGGATCTGATCGTCATGGCCGGCTACACCGGATTGGCCGCCCGTGTACTGCGTGCATTGCGTTCGCAGCGCCAGCAGCGGGTGATGAATCGTACTTTCGCCACGCTGTTCGTGGGCGCCGCCGCGCTGCTCGCCACCGTCCGCCGCGCCCCGGTCTGA
- a CDS encoding cytochrome c/FTR1 family iron permease → MRPSKLFVWLMPLFGLFSLGAHADTAVDPAQALHLLSYLAADYPATVTDGKVVNDSEYKEQLEFVGNLHSLILTLPERAERADLERDAASLKHAIEQRQPGRQVAQQARHLEARVADIYQVVQTPAITPDPARGAEVYAQQCSICHGDAGKGDGPAGIGLEPPPANLTDRARLDQLSLYDLRNVIGLGVSGTDMPAFADQLDERQRWDLASYVASLSAGQAKADPAHAYPLATLSTQTPADVAEHDGEAAAESFRALRAHPPLEHRGPAQLIDYTAATLDKSFAVYRSGDHDQAYDLSVAAYLEGFELVESSLDNVDADLRKATEKQLMAYRQALRDGLPEAEAAQQLELAKAKLADAAKALSGDSLSFSISFISALLILLREGVEAILVLAAILAFLRNTGQEQAVRGVHVGWGLAFVAGFATWAVAAYVIDIGGAQRELMEGFTSLFACVMVLWLGVWMHDRRHAAAWQDYIRSSLVGGGGRFGFAVLAFFSVYRELFEVILFYETLWLQAGPSGHNAVIAGAGTAVVILIGIAFVILRGSAKLPLKLFFTINAALLCALSVVFAGHGVVALQEAGVIGTRPVPFFDFDWLGIKADAYSLSAQALALLAVVVLYGRSYFAERRKAAQVASS, encoded by the coding sequence ATGCGCCCCTCCAAACTGTTTGTCTGGCTGATGCCGCTGTTCGGTCTCTTCAGCCTTGGAGCTCACGCCGACACGGCTGTCGACCCCGCTCAAGCTCTTCACCTGCTCAGCTACCTCGCCGCTGACTACCCCGCCACCGTCACCGATGGCAAGGTCGTCAATGACAGCGAATACAAGGAGCAGCTGGAGTTCGTCGGCAACCTCCACTCGCTGATCCTGACCCTGCCGGAGCGCGCCGAGCGTGCCGATCTGGAAAGGGATGCCGCCAGCCTCAAGCACGCCATCGAGCAGCGTCAGCCAGGCCGGCAGGTCGCCCAGCAGGCGCGGCACCTGGAGGCGCGCGTCGCCGATATCTACCAGGTGGTGCAGACCCCAGCGATCACGCCGGACCCGGCTCGTGGCGCCGAGGTGTACGCCCAGCAGTGCTCGATCTGCCACGGCGACGCCGGCAAGGGCGACGGCCCGGCAGGCATCGGCCTGGAGCCGCCGCCGGCGAACCTGACCGACCGCGCGCGCCTGGACCAACTGAGCCTGTACGACCTGCGCAACGTCATCGGCCTGGGTGTTTCCGGCACCGACATGCCGGCCTTCGCCGACCAGCTCGACGAGCGTCAGCGCTGGGACCTGGCGTCCTATGTGGCTAGCCTCAGCGCCGGCCAGGCGAAAGCCGACCCGGCCCATGCCTACCCGCTGGCGACGCTGTCGACCCAGACGCCCGCAGACGTCGCCGAGCATGACGGCGAAGCCGCGGCCGAGAGCTTCCGTGCCCTGCGTGCGCACCCGCCGCTGGAGCACCGCGGCCCGGCGCAGCTGATCGACTACACCGCCGCGACCCTGGACAAGAGCTTCGCCGTGTACCGCTCCGGCGATCACGACCAGGCCTACGACCTCTCCGTTGCTGCCTATCTCGAAGGCTTCGAATTGGTGGAGTCCTCGCTGGACAACGTCGACGCCGACCTGCGCAAGGCCACCGAGAAGCAACTGATGGCCTACCGTCAGGCGCTGCGTGATGGCCTGCCGGAGGCCGAGGCGGCCCAGCAGCTGGAACTGGCCAAGGCCAAGCTGGCGGACGCCGCCAAGGCCCTGAGCGGCGACTCCCTGAGCTTCTCCATCAGCTTCATCTCCGCCCTGTTGATCCTCCTGCGCGAAGGCGTGGAAGCGATCCTGGTGCTGGCGGCGATCCTCGCCTTCCTGCGCAACACCGGACAGGAGCAGGCCGTGCGTGGCGTTCACGTCGGCTGGGGTCTGGCCTTCGTCGCCGGTTTCGCCACCTGGGCGGTCGCGGCCTACGTGATCGATATCGGTGGCGCCCAGCGCGAGCTGATGGAAGGCTTCACCTCGCTGTTCGCCTGCGTGATGGTGCTCTGGCTCGGCGTGTGGATGCACGACCGCCGCCACGCCGCCGCCTGGCAGGACTACATCCGCAGCAGCCTGGTCGGTGGCGGGGGCCGCTTCGGCTTCGCGGTGCTGGCGTTCTTCTCGGTCTACCGCGAGCTGTTCGAGGTCATCCTGTTCTACGAAACCCTCTGGCTGCAGGCTGGTCCGTCGGGCCACAACGCGGTGATCGCCGGTGCGGGTACGGCCGTGGTGATTCTGATCGGCATCGCCTTCGTGATCCTGCGTGGCTCGGCGAAGTTGCCGCTGAAGCTGTTCTTCACCATCAACGCCGCGCTGCTCTGCGCCTTGTCGGTGGTGTTCGCCGGTCACGGCGTGGTCGCGCTGCAGGAAGCCGGCGTGATCGGAACCCGTCCGGTGCCGTTCTTCGACTTCGACTGGCTCGGCATCAAGGCCGACGCCTACTCGCTGTCGGCCCAGGCCCTGGCGCTGCTGGCGGTGGTCGTGCTCTACGGGCGCAGCTACTTCGCCGAGCGCCGCAAGGCCGCTCAAGTGGCCTCGTCCTGA
- a CDS encoding YaiI/YqxD family protein: MRIWIDADACPRAAKDLVAKFALKRKLEVVMVAGQPVAKPPFACVSLVVVPSGMDAADDYLVEQAEPGDLVICSDVPLADRLVKKGVDALDPRGREFDEKNMGERLAVRNLFTDLREQGQVGGGQAPYGDKDRQAFANSLDRLLTRLMREAESRKS; encoded by the coding sequence ATGCGTATCTGGATCGATGCTGACGCCTGCCCGCGCGCGGCCAAGGACCTGGTGGCGAAATTCGCCCTCAAGCGCAAGCTGGAGGTGGTGATGGTCGCCGGCCAGCCCGTGGCCAAGCCGCCGTTCGCCTGCGTCAGCCTGGTGGTGGTGCCCAGCGGGATGGACGCTGCCGATGACTACCTGGTGGAGCAGGCCGAGCCCGGCGACCTGGTGATCTGCAGCGACGTACCGCTGGCCGACCGGCTGGTGAAGAAGGGCGTCGATGCGCTGGACCCGCGTGGCCGTGAATTCGACGAGAAGAACATGGGCGAACGCCTGGCCGTGCGAAACCTGTTCACCGACCTGCGTGAGCAGGGTCAGGTGGGAGGAGGGCAGGCGCCCTACGGCGACAAGGATCGCCAGGCCTTCGCCAACAGCCTGGATCGGCTGCTGACGCGCCTGATGCGTGAGGCGGAGAGTCGCAAGAGCTGA
- the elbB gene encoding isoprenoid biosynthesis glyoxalase ElbB, whose translation MKKVAVILSGCGVYDGAEIHESVITLLRLSQRGAQVQCFAPNIEQHHVINHLTGEEVAEKRNVLVESARIARGEIKDIREARVEDFDALVVPGGFGAAKNLSDFAFKGDQCQVQPDVLALAKAFAAAKKPIGLFCIAPAMAARIFGEGVECTIGTDEGTAQALTAMGAKHIDCAVEDIVEDKDHKLVTTPAYMLAQSIAEAASGINKAVDRVLELA comes from the coding sequence ATGAAGAAAGTTGCCGTTATCCTCTCCGGCTGTGGCGTCTACGACGGCGCCGAGATCCACGAAAGCGTTATCACCCTGCTGCGTCTGTCCCAGCGCGGCGCCCAGGTGCAATGCTTCGCGCCGAACATCGAGCAGCACCACGTGATCAATCACCTGACCGGCGAGGAAGTGGCCGAGAAGCGCAACGTGCTGGTGGAATCCGCACGTATCGCCCGCGGCGAGATCAAGGACATCCGCGAAGCCAGGGTCGAGGACTTCGACGCGCTGGTCGTGCCCGGCGGCTTCGGCGCTGCGAAAAACCTCAGTGACTTTGCCTTCAAGGGCGACCAGTGCCAGGTGCAGCCGGACGTGCTGGCGCTGGCCAAGGCTTTCGCCGCGGCGAAAAAACCGATCGGCCTGTTCTGCATCGCTCCGGCCATGGCTGCACGCATCTTCGGTGAAGGCGTGGAGTGCACCATTGGCACCGACGAAGGCACCGCCCAGGCGCTGACCGCGATGGGCGCCAAGCACATCGATTGCGCCGTGGAAGACATCGTCGAGGACAAGGACCACAAGCTGGTCACCACGCCGGCCTACATGCTCGCGCAGTCCATCGCCGAAGCCGCCAGCGGCATCAACAAGGCGGTCGACCGGGTGCTGGAGCTGGCCTGA
- a CDS encoding sterol desaturase family protein has protein sequence MNYILFAVPFFFLLIAIELLADRWRGLRTYRLSDALNSLSAGVLSTTSGLLTKGLALVTYTIAWQHLALFELSAKSLWVWAFAFVFYDFCYYWNHRLGHERNVLWAAHSVHHQSEDYNLSTALRQTSTGFIFGWIFYLPMALAGVPPLVFLTVGALNLLYQFWVHTRHIPKLGWFEWIFITPSNHRVHHAQNPVYMDRNYGGVFILWDRLFGTFQEELDEEPVVFGVTVPLASWNPLWANLQVYAHLWSDARRAGSLWDKLRIWFMRTGWRPEDVAQRYPMAKPDLAAFRKFDVPLTRGRQWYAGVQFAAYVVVGTWLLGVGESWQVLPLLIGWAWVAFGLYAIGCWLENRAWALRLEFLRLLLNVPAVMALATWGGIELPQGAPWALAVYTLLSLIGLLGLRRAERLPQTA, from the coding sequence ATGAACTACATCCTCTTCGCCGTACCCTTCTTTTTCCTCTTGATCGCGATCGAGTTGCTCGCCGACCGCTGGCGAGGACTGCGTACCTACCGCCTGAGCGATGCGCTGAACAGCCTCAGTGCGGGTGTCCTGTCCACCACCAGCGGGCTGCTGACCAAAGGCCTCGCGCTGGTGACCTACACCATTGCCTGGCAGCATCTCGCGCTGTTCGAGCTGTCGGCCAAAAGCCTGTGGGTCTGGGCGTTCGCCTTCGTCTTCTACGACTTCTGCTACTACTGGAACCACCGCCTGGGCCACGAGCGCAACGTGCTCTGGGCGGCGCATTCGGTGCACCACCAGAGCGAGGACTACAACCTCTCCACCGCGCTGCGGCAGACCAGTACCGGCTTCATCTTCGGCTGGATCTTCTACCTGCCGATGGCGCTGGCCGGCGTGCCGCCACTGGTGTTCCTCACGGTTGGCGCGCTGAACCTGCTGTACCAGTTCTGGGTACACACCCGGCACATCCCCAAGCTGGGCTGGTTCGAGTGGATCTTCATCACCCCGTCCAACCACCGCGTGCACCACGCGCAGAACCCGGTCTACATGGATCGCAACTACGGCGGCGTGTTCATCCTCTGGGACCGTCTGTTCGGCACCTTCCAGGAAGAGCTGGACGAGGAGCCGGTGGTATTCGGCGTGACCGTGCCGCTGGCCAGCTGGAACCCGCTGTGGGCGAACCTGCAGGTCTACGCACACCTGTGGAGCGATGCGCGCCGCGCCGGCAGCCTCTGGGACAAGCTGCGCATCTGGTTCATGCGCACTGGCTGGCGCCCGGAGGACGTCGCCCAGCGCTACCCCATGGCCAAGCCCGACCTGGCGGCCTTCCGCAAGTTCGACGTGCCGCTGACGCGCGGCCGGCAGTGGTATGCCGGGGTGCAGTTCGCCGCCTACGTGGTCGTCGGCACCTGGCTGCTGGGCGTGGGGGAGTCCTGGCAGGTATTGCCGCTGCTGATCGGCTGGGCGTGGGTGGCGTTCGGGCTCTACGCGATCGGCTGCTGGCTGGAGAATCGCGCCTGGGCGCTACGCCTGGAGTTCCTGCGGCTGTTGCTGAACGTGCCGGCCGTGATGGCGCTGGCGACCTGGGGAGGGATCGAGCTGCCGCAAGGGGCGCCCTGGGCGTTGGCTGTCTACACCCTGCTCAGCCTGATCGGGCTGCTGGGCCTGCGGCGCGCCGAGCGCCTGCCGCAGACCGCGTGA
- a CDS encoding DedA family protein, translating to MMLQQFLQDFGYLALFLGTFFEGETILVLAGFLAFRGYMQLEYVVAVAFLGSYAGDQLWYFLGRRHGRKLLARKPRWQQMGDKALEHVRKHPDLWVLSFRFVYGLRTVMPVAIGLSGYPPARYLLLNGIGAIVWATVLGSAAYYFGSVLEGVLGNIKKYELMVLGGLVVIGLLFWLHRRFKAPKN from the coding sequence ATAATGCTCCAACAATTCCTGCAGGATTTCGGCTACCTCGCGCTCTTTCTCGGTACGTTCTTCGAGGGTGAGACCATTCTGGTGCTGGCCGGCTTCCTGGCGTTCCGCGGCTACATGCAGCTGGAATACGTCGTTGCCGTGGCCTTCCTCGGCAGCTATGCCGGCGACCAGCTCTGGTATTTCCTCGGCCGTCGCCACGGCCGCAAGCTGCTCGCGCGCAAGCCGCGCTGGCAGCAGATGGGCGACAAGGCGCTGGAGCACGTGCGCAAACACCCGGACCTCTGGGTGCTGAGCTTCCGCTTCGTCTATGGCCTGCGCACCGTGATGCCGGTGGCCATCGGGCTGTCCGGCTACCCGCCGGCGCGCTACCTGCTGCTAAATGGCATCGGTGCGATCGTCTGGGCCACCGTCCTCGGCAGCGCCGCCTATTACTTCGGCAGCGTGCTCGAGGGTGTGCTGGGGAACATCAAGAAGTACGAACTGATGGTGCTCGGCGGTCTTGTCGTGATCGGCCTGCTGTTCTGGCTGCACCGTCGTTTCAAGGCGCCGAAGAACTGA
- the hemB gene encoding porphobilinogen synthase — protein sequence MSFIPADRAFPFTRLRRNRRDEFSRRLVRENVLTANDLILPVFVLDGKNQREAVPSMPGVERMSIDLLLKEAEELVELGIPALALFPVTPLEKKSLDGAEAFNPDGIAQRATRALRERFPELGIITDVALDPFTSHGQDGILDEDGYVLNDISVDVLVKQALSHAEAGAQVVAPSDMMDGRIGAIREALESTGHINTRIMAYSAKYASAYYGPFRDAVGSAANLGKGNKATYQMDPANSDEALHEIYADLAEGADMVMVKPGMPYLDIVRRAKDEFRAPTFVYQVSGEYAMHMAAINNGWLSEAVILESLLAFKRAGADGILTYFAKRAAQQLKMKSGG from the coding sequence GTGAGCTTCATTCCCGCCGATCGTGCCTTTCCCTTCACTCGACTGCGTCGCAACCGTCGTGACGAATTTTCCCGCCGCCTGGTGCGCGAGAACGTCCTGACCGCCAACGACCTGATCCTTCCGGTGTTCGTCCTCGACGGCAAGAATCAGCGGGAAGCGGTGCCTTCTATGCCGGGCGTGGAGCGCATGTCCATCGACCTGCTGCTCAAGGAAGCCGAAGAGCTGGTGGAGCTGGGTATCCCGGCGCTGGCGCTGTTCCCGGTGACCCCGCTGGAAAAGAAATCCCTCGATGGCGCCGAAGCCTTCAACCCCGACGGTATCGCCCAGCGCGCCACCCGTGCCCTGCGCGAGCGCTTCCCGGAGCTGGGCATCATCACCGACGTGGCCCTGGACCCGTTCACCAGCCACGGCCAGGACGGCATCCTCGATGAAGACGGCTACGTGCTGAACGACATTTCCGTCGACGTGCTGGTCAAGCAGGCGCTTTCCCACGCCGAAGCCGGCGCCCAGGTGGTCGCTCCCTCGGACATGATGGACGGCCGCATCGGCGCGATTCGCGAAGCCCTGGAGTCCACCGGCCACATCAACACCCGCATCATGGCCTACTCGGCCAAGTACGCCAGCGCCTACTACGGTCCGTTCCGCGACGCCGTCGGCTCGGCCGCCAACCTGGGCAAGGGCAACAAGGCCACCTACCAGATGGACCCGGCCAACAGCGACGAAGCGCTGCACGAGATCTACGCTGACCTCGCCGAAGGCGCCGACATGGTCATGGTCAAGCCGGGCATGCCGTATCTCGACATCGTTCGCCGGGCCAAGGACGAATTCCGCGCCCCGACCTTTGTCTACCAGGTCAGCGGCGAGTACGCGATGCACATGGCCGCGATCAACAACGGCTGGCTCAGCGAGGCGGTGATCCTCGAATCGCTGCTGGCCTTCAAACGCGCGGGCGCAGATGGCATCCTGACCTACTTCGCCAAGCGCGCGGCACAACAATTGAAAATGAAAAGCGGGGGCTGA